The Malus domestica chromosome 13, GDT2T_hap1 genome includes a window with the following:
- the LOC103453095 gene encoding RAN GTPase-activating protein 2: protein MDATTLNSERRPFSIKLWPPSQNTRKVLVERMINNLNSKSLFTEKYGCLSKEEAEENAKRIEDVAFATADQNYENEPDGDGSSAVQLYARECSKLLLEVLKKGPRSKEDGKVTSDTTPTETLFDISKGQRAFIEAEEAEELLKPLKEPGNTYTKICFSNRSFGLGAARVAEPILVSLKNQLKEVDLSDFIAGRPEAEALEVMNIFAAALEGSILKYLNLSNNALGEKGVRAFGALLKSQSYLEELYLMNDGISEEAARAVCELIPSTEKLRVLHFHNNMTGDEGAIAIAEVVKRSPLLENFRCSSTRVGSEGGVALSEALGTCTHLEKLDLRDNMFGVEGGVALSKALSKHNNLTEIYLSYLNLEDEGTVAIANVLKESAPALEVFDIAGNDITAKAAPAIAACIAAKPHLAKLNLGENSLKDEGTIQISKVLQGHAELQEVDFNTNQIRRAGARALAQAVVQKPGFKLLNINANFISDEGIDELKDAFKKSPNVLGSLDENDPEGEDDDDEDEDDDKESGEGKGNEDELESKLKNLEVGQEE, encoded by the coding sequence ATGGATGCCACAACTCTGAATTCAGAACGCCGTCCATTTTCAATTAAACTATGGCCTCCTAGCCAAAATACAAGGAAAGTGCTTGTGGAGCGGATGATAAACAATCTTAACTCTAAATCCCTTTTCACTGAGAAGTATGGCTGTCTGAGTAAGGAAGAGGCTGAGGAAAATGCAAAACGAATTGAGGATGTCGCTTTTGCTACTGCAgatcaaaactatgaaaatgaaCCAGATGGGGATGGAAGTTCTGCAGTGCAGCTTTATGCCCGGGAATGCAGTAAGCTCCTGCTGGAAGTTCTTAAAAAGGGACCTAGAAGCAAGGAGGACGGGAAAGTGACATCTGATACCACACCCACTGAGACTTTGTTTGATATATCGAAAGGCCAACGGGCTTTTATTGAGGCTGAGGAAGCTGAGGAGCTTTTGAAGCCACTGAAGGAGCCAGGGAACACTTACACCAAAATATGCTTCAGCAACAGAAGCTTTGGTCTTGGAGCAGCCCGTGTTGCCGAGCCCATATTGGTTTCTCTTAAGAACCAATTGAAAGAAGTTGACCTCTCAGATTTTATAGCAGGAAGACCGGAGGCAGAAGCTCTTGAAgtcatgaatatatttgcagCTGCCTTAGAAGGTAGTATCTTGAAGTATCTGAATCTCTCCAACAATGCCTTGGGTGAGAAAGGTGTTCGGGCTTTTGGGGCACTCCTGAAATCACAAAGTTACTTGGAGGAACTCTATTTGATGAATGATGGCATTTCAGAAGAAGCTGCTCGAGCAGTTTGTGAGTTGATTCCTTCCACAGAGAAGCTTAGAGTCCTCCATTTTCATAATAATATGACAGGAGATGAAGGGGCAATTGCTATTGCTGAGGTTGTCAAGCGTTCTCCGCTTTTGGAGAATTTCCGTTGCTCCTCCACGAGGGTAGGCTCCGAGGGAGGAGTTGCCTTATCTGAAGCACTTGGGACTTGTACCCATTTGGAAAAGCTGGACTTGCGGGACAACATGTTTGGTGTAGAAGGTGGAGTCGCATTGAGTAAAGCTCTTTCCAAGCATAACAATTTGACAGAGATTTACCTTAGTTACTTGAACCTAGAAGATGAGGGCACAGTTGCAATTGCCAATGTTCTCAAAGAATCAGCCCCTGCACTTGAAGTCTTTGACATTGCTGGAAATGACATAACTGCTAAAGCTGCTCCTGCTATAGCAGCTTGTATAGCAGCTAAACCACATCTGGCCAAGCTGAATTTGGGTGAGAATAGCCTTAAGGATGAAGGCACTATTCAGATCAGCAAGGTGTTGCAAGGCCATGCCGAGTTGCAGGAAGTTGATTTCAACACCAACCAAATCAGAAGAGCAGGGGCTCGTGCGTTGGCACAGGCTGTGGTTCAGAAGCCCGGTTTTAAGTTGCTCAACATCAATGCAAATTTCATTTCTGATGAGGGCATTGATGAGCTGAAGGATGCATTCAAGAAATCTCCCAACGTGCTTGGATCTTTGGACGAGAATGACCCTGAAGGAGAAGATGACGATGacgaagatgaagatgatgacaaAGAATCTGGAGAGGGCAAGGGCAATGAGGATGAATTGGAATCCAAACTGAAAAACCTTGAAGTTGGCCAAGAGGAATAG
- the LOC103453096 gene encoding small ribosomal subunit protein uS9-like, producing MAAPAIESVQCFGRKKTAVAVTYCKRGRGLIKINGCPIELVEPEILRFKAYEPILLLGRQRFAGVDMRIRVKGGGHTSQIYAIRQSIAKALVAFYQKYVDEQSKKEIKDILIRYDRTLLVADPRRCEPKKFGGRGARSRFQKSYR from the coding sequence ATGGCGGCCCCAGCAATCGAGTCCGTACAATGCTTCGGGCGGAAGAAGACGGCGGTGGCAGTGACCTACTGCAAGCGCGGACGCGGCCTGATCAAGATCAACGGCTGCCCAATCGAGCTCGTGGAGCCGGAGATCCTCCGATTCAAGGCCTACGAGCCGATCCTGCTGCTCGGACGACAGCGCTTCGCCGGCGTGGACATGAGGATCCGAGTGAAAGGCGGAGGCCACACCTCCCAGATCTACGCGATCCGTCAGAGCATTGCCAAGGCCCTGGTGGCGTTTTACCAGAAGTACGTGGACGAGCAGAGCAAGAAGGAGATCAAGGACATCCTGATCAGGTACGACAGGACTCTCCTGGTGGCTGACCCCAGGCGCTGCGAGCCCAAGAAGTTCGGCGGTCGCGGTGCCAGATCCAGGTTCCAGAAGTCGTACCGTTAA
- the LOC103453193 gene encoding 2-hydroxyisoflavanone dehydratase-like, protein MASTTAKEIASELLPLIRIYKDSTVERLMGSPYVPPSLRDPETNVSSKDITISQNPSISARLYLPLQNQNYQPPKNPIPVLVYFHGGGFCFESAFSSDHHRFLNRLVSQAQVLAVSVEYRLAPENPIPMCYQDCWDALEWVSSHKPHKESDASKADEEPWLVQYGTFDKLYIGGDSAGGNIVHNVAMKAGFESLCGGVKIVGAFMSHPYFLGSRPIGSEPKGENFEKWLPCRVWKFLFPSARGSDNQMVNPAGEGAPSLAGLGCSRLLVCVSEKDELRDRGIWYYDLVRKSGWEGESEVFEMEGEEHAFHILCEGKTENVKIMIKRLASFLV, encoded by the coding sequence ATGGCTTCCACCACCGCAAAAGAAATAGCTTCAGAGCTGCTCCCTCTAATCAGAATATACAAAGACAGCACGGTGGAACGCCTCATGGGCTCTCCCTATGTGCCCCCATCTCTTCGTGACCCAGAAACCAACGTCAGCTCCAAAGACATCACCATCTCACAAAACCCTAGCATCTCCGCTCGCCTTTACCTCCCTcttcaaaaccaaaattaccagcCCCCCAAAAACCCTATCCCCGTCTTGGTTTACTTCCACGGTGGTGGATTTTGCTTCGAATCCGCCTTCTCATCTGACCACCACCGTTTCCTCAACCGCTTGGTCTCGCAAGCCCAAGTCCTCGCCGTCTCAGTTGAATACAGGCTCGCCCCGGAAAACCCAATTCCCATGTGTTACCAAGATTGCTGGGATGCTCTTGAATGGGTCTCTTCCCACAAACCCCACAAAGAATCAGATGCTAGCAAGGCTGACGAAGAGCCATGGTTGGTCCAGTATGGTACTTTTGATAAATTGTACATTGGTGGTGATAGTGCAGGTGGAAACATTGTGCATAACGTGGCTATGAAGGCAGGGTTTGAGAGTTTGTGCGGTGGGGTGAAAATTGTGGGGGCATTCATGTCACACCCTTACTTTTTAGGGTCAAGGCCAATTGGATCAGAGCCTAAAGGAGAAAACTTTGAGAAGTGGCTGCCTTGTAGAGTTTGGAAGTTTTTGTTCCCATCAGCTAGGGGTAGCGATAATCAAATGGTGAATCCGGCAGGTGAAGGTGCACCGAGCCTGGCTGGACTCGGGTGCTCCCGACTGCTCGTGTGCGTTTCTGAGAAGGATGAGCTGAGGGATCGAGGCATTTGGTATTACGATTTGGTGAGGAAAAGTGGGTGGGAGGGAGAGTCGGAGGTGTTTGAAATGGAAGGTGAGGAACATGCTTTTCATATCTTGTGTGAGGGCAAGACTGAGAATGTGAAGATTATGATCAAACGCTTGGCTTCTTTTCTTGTCTAG